In Streptomyces sp. TS71-3, the following proteins share a genomic window:
- a CDS encoding anti-sigma factor, translated as MTSTTGAAGHPDVDQISALTEGLLPPDERAEIEAHLEGCPDCSDIRASLEEVQVLLGELSGPISMPDDVAERIDAALAAEALIATSQPLSSGGTHVSRETSPGESPRTSTERPAGHPRGATGPGRAGRGSRKRRRTITLGAVFTLAVLGLGTFLVQSLDGDDSSKRPPEASSAHPSGSRQTFSPQSLEGQVTSLLKKHPSKSAPDHETTGGSDSVTPSPTQTPSLDMGSPETPPKTAAPLHSGIAASVPDCIRKGIGRVEEPLAAEQGVFHGTEAYLVVLPHETDPSKVSAYVVDATCTHRPALPTGAILLTQSYPRD; from the coding sequence GTGACATCCACGACCGGCGCAGCCGGGCATCCTGACGTGGACCAGATCTCGGCGCTCACCGAAGGCCTCCTCCCCCCCGACGAGCGCGCTGAGATCGAGGCGCACCTTGAGGGGTGCCCCGACTGCTCCGACATCCGTGCCTCCCTGGAGGAGGTCCAGGTGCTCCTCGGTGAGCTGTCGGGTCCCATCTCCATGCCGGACGATGTCGCCGAGCGCATTGATGCGGCTCTGGCAGCAGAGGCCCTCATTGCGACGTCCCAACCCTTGTCCTCGGGGGGGACGCATGTTTCACGTGAAACATCGCCCGGAGAGAGCCCGCGGACGTCGACCGAACGACCCGCGGGTCATCCGCGAGGTGCCACCGGGCCCGGACGCGCGGGACGTGGATCCAGGAAGCGTCGCCGGACCATCACCCTGGGAGCGGTCTTCACTCTGGCCGTCCTGGGGCTGGGCACATTCCTGGTCCAGTCGCTCGACGGCGACGACTCATCCAAGCGACCGCCCGAGGCCTCCAGCGCCCACCCGTCCGGCTCCCGTCAGACCTTCTCGCCGCAGAGCCTGGAGGGGCAGGTGACATCGCTCCTCAAGAAGCACCCCTCCAAGTCCGCGCCGGATCATGAGACGACGGGCGGATCCGACTCCGTTACGCCCTCTCCCACGCAGACGCCGTCGCTCGATATGGGGTCGCCCGAGACTCCGCCGAAGACGGCGGCTCCTCTCCACTCCGGGATCGCTGCGTCGGTGCCGGACTGTATCCGCAAGGGCATCGGCCGGGTCGAGGAACCGCTCGCCGCGGAGCAAGGGGTCTTTCACGGCACGGAGGCCTATCTGGTGGTGCTCCCCCATGAGACGGACCCCAGCAAGGTCTCGGCCTACGTGGTGGATGCAACCTGCACCCACCGCCCCGCCCTGCCTACCGGCGCCATCCTGCTGACCCAGTCCTATCCGCGGGACTGA
- the sigM gene encoding RNA polymerase sigma factor SigM — translation MRAEETSSGDSDKALLARHVAGDPDAFGELVRRHRDRLWAVALRTLGDREEAADAVQDALISAYRAAHTFRGQSAVTTWLHRITVNACLDRARKTASRRTSPVDDAERLEHLLEPHEAASAPAERKDLHRELLDALRTLPPEQSAALVLVDMQGYPVAEAAGILDVATGTVKSRCARGRARLLPLLSHLRPAKDGDDGDGDDGAGGPRAAGTAGDKGTTTDRQNETARGSTGENDGGPGGRGEYAGGRGGGRGRIRKPRDGRNRTDDASVPPAKDPRGTDNSASVKGGGGRA, via the coding sequence TTGCGAGCGGAGGAGACCTCCTCAGGGGATTCCGACAAGGCCCTCTTGGCCCGCCATGTCGCAGGAGACCCGGATGCCTTCGGTGAGCTGGTACGACGCCACCGCGACCGGCTCTGGGCGGTGGCGCTGCGCACCCTGGGGGACCGTGAGGAAGCCGCCGACGCGGTGCAGGACGCCCTGATCTCCGCCTACCGCGCCGCCCACACCTTCCGCGGGCAGTCCGCCGTCACGACCTGGCTGCACCGGATCACCGTGAACGCCTGCTTGGACCGCGCCCGCAAGACCGCCTCCCGCAGGACCTCACCCGTCGACGACGCCGAGCGGCTGGAACACCTCCTGGAGCCCCACGAGGCGGCCTCCGCCCCGGCGGAGCGCAAGGACCTGCACCGAGAGCTGCTGGACGCCCTGCGGACGCTCCCTCCGGAGCAGAGTGCCGCCCTGGTCCTGGTCGACATGCAGGGCTACCCGGTCGCCGAGGCGGCCGGAATCCTCGATGTCGCCACGGGAACGGTGAAGAGCCGCTGCGCCCGCGGCAGGGCGCGCCTGCTGCCCCTGCTCAGCCACCTGCGTCCTGCCAAGGACGGGGACGACGGAGACGGGGACGATGGCGCGGGCGGCCCCAGGGCTGCCGGCACGGCAGGCGATAAAGGAACGACGACCGATAGGCAGAACGAGACCGCCCGGGGGAGCACCGGAGAGAATGACGGCGGGCCCGGAGGAAGAGGAGAGTACGCAGGAGGCCGCGGAGGCGGTCGCGGGAGGATCAGGAAGCCCCGCGATGGAAGGAACCGGACGGACGACGCATCCGTCCCACCCGCGAAAGACCCTAGAGGTACAGACAACTCAGCTTCTGTGAAGGGCGGAGGTGGGCGAGCGTGA
- a CDS encoding ParB/RepB/Spo0J family partition protein produces the protein MSDRRRGLGRGLGALIPAAPTPEKTAPPAVGSGSSSAPASSGTPAPVLSTERGVAAAKVATLPRGTVSPEVEESSPAPVVAEALDQEQPSSAYFAELPLDSITPNPRQPREVFDEDALAELVTSITEVGLLQPVVVRQVSSSRYELIMGERRWRACREAGLDRIPAIVRATDDEKLLLDALLENLHRAQLNPLEEAAAYDQLLRDFNCTHDQLADRIGRSRPQVSNTLRLLKLSPAVQRRVAAGVLSAGHARALLSVEDSEDQDRLAHRIVAEGLSVRAVEEIVTLMGSRPASAPRPKPRAGARVSPALSDLATRLSDRFETRVKVDLGQKKGKIVVEFASMDDLERILGTLAPGEGPVFGGGPQEEEQEDEDA, from the coding sequence GTGAGTGACCGACGGAGGGGGCTCGGCCGTGGCCTCGGGGCCCTGATCCCTGCGGCCCCGACACCCGAGAAGACCGCACCCCCGGCAGTGGGCAGTGGGTCGTCGTCGGCACCTGCATCGTCGGGAACGCCGGCGCCCGTCCTCAGCACCGAACGCGGCGTGGCGGCGGCCAAGGTGGCCACCCTGCCCAGAGGCACCGTCTCTCCCGAGGTGGAGGAGTCCTCGCCGGCTCCTGTAGTCGCCGAGGCGCTCGACCAGGAGCAGCCCTCCAGCGCCTACTTCGCGGAGCTTCCGCTCGACAGCATCACGCCCAACCCCCGCCAGCCGCGTGAGGTGTTCGACGAGGACGCTCTTGCGGAACTGGTCACCTCCATCACAGAGGTCGGCCTCCTCCAGCCCGTCGTGGTGCGACAGGTGAGCTCCTCCCGCTATGAGCTGATCATGGGCGAGCGCCGGTGGCGGGCGTGCCGTGAGGCCGGCCTCGACCGGATCCCCGCGATCGTCCGTGCCACCGACGACGAGAAACTCCTCCTCGACGCCCTGCTGGAGAACCTGCACCGGGCGCAACTGAACCCGCTGGAAGAGGCCGCCGCCTATGACCAGTTGCTCAGGGACTTCAACTGCACCCATGACCAGCTCGCCGACCGCATCGGCCGCTCGCGCCCTCAGGTCTCCAACACCCTGCGGCTGCTGAAGCTCTCGCCCGCGGTCCAACGGCGGGTGGCCGCCGGGGTGCTCTCGGCGGGCCATGCCCGGGCGCTGCTCTCCGTGGAGGACTCGGAGGATCAGGACCGGCTCGCCCACCGCATCGTGGCCGAGGGACTCTCGGTGCGGGCCGTCGAGGAGATCGTGACCCTCATGGGGTCCCGGCCGGCAAGCGCTCCGCGCCCCAAGCCCCGGGCGGGTGCCCGGGTGTCCCCCGCGCTGAGCGACCTCGCCACCCGGCTCTCGGATCGCTTCGAGACACGGGTGAAGGTCGACCTGGGCCAGAAGAAGGGCAAGATCGTCGTGGAGTTCGCCTCGATGGACGATCTCGAACGAATTCTGGGAACCCTGGCTCCGGGCGAGGGCCCGGTCTTTGGAGGCGGCCCTCAGGAGGAGGAGCAGGAGGACGAGGACGCCTGA
- a CDS encoding protein kinase family protein: protein MAVAGTGNGSTGATGASAGSTSDPSAPSRPSPSAPTQPLPPTAPPPQQQPEVHSGHKLAGRYRLEECVTRLDGFSSWRAVDEKLRRAVGVHVLPAEHPRARAVLAAARSSALLGDPRFVQVLDAVDNNDLVYVVQEWLPDATELTALLASGPLEVHEAYQMVTQVAQAMTAAHREGLAHLRLNPNAVLRTSSGQWRVRGLAVNAALRGITSGTPQRTDVEAIGALLYAALTQRWPYESDAYGLRGLPKGVGLIAPDQVRAGVHRGLSELAMRALVNDGATASRQEPPCTTAEDLLKAVSAMPRIRPPEPAFTPPPEYRGTTYQQGVYRRAPTGGPAAPAPVEAPPPPLQSRAGRALKWGVSALLIAALGLGSWQLADALMDRGGKPAGDSGASGTHDGGTGQKSAGAGKPLKIADAEEFAPSGSGIKEEEVPLAVDGNTGTAWVTPRYENYAKFGNLPNRQEGSGIIVDLGSAREVSGIDIDMYRSGQQVEVLAAGSGASDPNGLSDFGQRLTKLDTVGATLKETLPKTVRTRYVLIHITSLPPDGSASRYRGGISEIKVLGAPSE from the coding sequence ATTGCCGTGGCCGGCACGGGGAACGGCTCCACGGGCGCCACAGGCGCTTCCGCCGGATCCACCTCCGACCCGTCCGCCCCCAGTCGGCCCTCCCCGTCCGCCCCCACCCAGCCGCTCCCCCCGACCGCACCGCCGCCGCAGCAGCAGCCCGAGGTGCACAGCGGACACAAGCTCGCCGGGCGCTACCGCCTCGAAGAGTGCGTCACCCGTTTGGACGGATTCAGCAGTTGGCGTGCGGTGGACGAGAAGCTCCGCAGGGCCGTGGGCGTGCACGTGCTGCCCGCAGAGCACCCCCGGGCGCGCGCGGTGCTCGCCGCCGCACGGTCCTCCGCCCTGCTGGGCGACCCCCGCTTCGTGCAGGTACTGGACGCCGTCGACAACAACGACCTCGTCTACGTCGTCCAGGAGTGGCTCCCCGACGCCACCGAACTGACCGCTCTGCTCGCCTCCGGCCCGCTGGAGGTGCACGAGGCCTACCAGATGGTCACCCAGGTGGCCCAGGCGATGACGGCCGCCCACCGGGAGGGCCTGGCACACCTGAGGCTCAATCCCAACGCCGTGCTGCGGACCTCGTCCGGCCAGTGGCGGGTGCGGGGCCTCGCGGTCAACGCCGCCCTGCGCGGTATCACCTCCGGCACCCCGCAGCGCACCGACGTGGAAGCCATCGGAGCCCTGCTGTACGCCGCGCTGACCCAGCGCTGGCCCTACGAGAGCGACGCCTACGGCCTGCGCGGGCTGCCCAAGGGCGTGGGTCTGATCGCCCCCGACCAGGTGCGAGCGGGCGTTCACCGGGGGCTGTCGGAACTCGCCATGCGGGCGCTGGTCAACGACGGCGCGACGGCGTCCCGCCAGGAGCCGCCCTGCACCACCGCCGAGGACCTGCTCAAGGCGGTCTCCGCGATGCCGCGGATCCGCCCGCCGGAGCCGGCCTTCACCCCGCCGCCGGAGTACCGGGGCACCACGTACCAGCAGGGCGTGTACCGCAGGGCGCCCACGGGCGGGCCGGCCGCCCCGGCGCCCGTGGAGGCTCCTCCGCCGCCGCTTCAGAGCCGTGCCGGGCGGGCCCTCAAGTGGGGCGTCTCCGCCCTGCTGATCGCCGCGCTCGGGCTCGGCAGCTGGCAGCTCGCGGACGCCCTGATGGACCGCGGCGGCAAGCCCGCCGGTGATTCGGGCGCCTCCGGGACCCACGACGGCGGCACGGGGCAGAAGTCCGCGGGGGCCGGCAAGCCGTTGAAGATCGCCGACGCGGAGGAGTTCGCGCCGTCGGGGTCGGGGATCAAGGAGGAGGAGGTTCCCCTTGCCGTGGACGGCAACACCGGCACGGCCTGGGTCACGCCGCGGTACGAGAACTATGCGAAGTTCGGCAACCTCCCCAACCGCCAGGAGGGCAGCGGCATCATCGTCGACCTCGGCAGCGCCCGGGAGGTATCCGGGATCGACATCGACATGTACCGCAGCGGACAGCAGGTCGAGGTCCTCGCCGCCGGCTCCGGTGCGTCGGACCCCAACGGCCTGAGCGACTTCGGCCAGCGGCTCACCAAGCTGGACACGGTCGGTGCCACGCTCAAGGAGACGCTGCCCAAAACGGTGCGAACCAGGTACGTACTGATCCACATCACCTCACTGCCACCGGACGGCTCAGCGAGTCGATATCGTGGCGGAATTTCCGAGATAAAGGTCCTCGGAGCGCCCTCCGAATAG
- the trxA gene encoding thioredoxin gives MAGTMKHVTDDTFEQDVLKSDKPVLVDFWAAWCGPCRQIAPSLEAIADEYGDKIEVVKLNIDENPGTAAKYGVMSIPTLNVYQSGEVAKTIVGAKPKAAIVRDLEEFISE, from the coding sequence GTGGCCGGCACCATGAAGCACGTGACCGACGACACCTTCGAGCAGGACGTCCTCAAGAGCGACAAGCCCGTCCTGGTGGACTTCTGGGCCGCCTGGTGCGGTCCGTGCCGCCAGATCGCCCCTTCCCTGGAGGCGATCGCGGACGAGTACGGCGACAAGATCGAGGTCGTCAAGCTCAACATCGACGAGAACCCGGGGACTGCCGCGAAGTACGGCGTCATGTCCATCCCGACGCTGAACGTCTACCAGAGCGGCGAGGTCGCCAAGACCATCGTCGGTGCCAAGCCCAAGGCTGCGATCGTTCGCGACCTTGAGGAATTCATCTCGGAGTGA
- the trxB gene encoding thioredoxin-disulfide reductase, with protein MSDVRNVIIIGSGPAGYTAALYTARASLKPLVFEGAVTAGGALMNTTDVENFPGFRDGIMGPELMDSMRAQAERFGAELLPDDVVSVDLTGEIKTVTDTAGTVHQAKAIIVATGSQHRKLGLPNEDALSGRGVSWCATCDGFFFKDQDIAVIGGGDTAMEEATFLSRFAKSVTIVHRRDSLRASKAMQDRAFADPKIKFVWDSEVAEIQGDQKLSGLTLRNVKTGETSPLAATGLFIAIGHDPRTELFKSQLDLDDEGYLKVESPSTRTNLTGVFAAGDVVDHTYRQAITAAGTGCSAALDAERFLAALSDAEAASASATV; from the coding sequence GTGAGCGACGTACGTAACGTGATCATCATTGGGTCTGGGCCCGCCGGGTATACGGCGGCGCTCTACACTGCGCGTGCGTCGCTGAAGCCGTTGGTGTTCGAGGGGGCCGTCACCGCCGGTGGCGCGCTGATGAACACCACCGACGTCGAGAACTTCCCCGGCTTCCGGGACGGCATCATGGGCCCCGAGCTGATGGACAGCATGCGAGCTCAGGCAGAGCGCTTCGGAGCCGAGCTGCTTCCGGACGACGTGGTCTCCGTCGACCTCACGGGTGAGATCAAGACCGTCACGGACACCGCCGGCACGGTGCACCAGGCAAAGGCCATCATCGTCGCCACGGGCTCGCAGCACCGCAAGCTCGGCCTGCCGAACGAAGACGCCCTGTCCGGACGCGGAGTCTCCTGGTGTGCCACCTGCGATGGCTTCTTCTTCAAGGACCAGGACATCGCGGTGATCGGTGGCGGTGACACCGCCATGGAGGAGGCCACCTTCCTCTCCCGCTTCGCCAAGTCGGTCACCATCGTGCACCGGCGTGACTCCCTGCGCGCCTCCAAGGCGATGCAGGACCGTGCCTTCGCCGACCCCAAGATCAAGTTCGTCTGGGACAGCGAGGTCGCCGAGATCCAGGGAGACCAGAAGCTCTCCGGCCTGACCCTACGCAATGTAAAGACGGGCGAGACCTCGCCGCTCGCGGCGACGGGCCTGTTCATCGCGATCGGCCACGACCCCCGTACCGAGCTCTTCAAGAGCCAGCTCGACCTGGACGACGAGGGCTACCTCAAGGTGGAGTCCCCCTCCACCCGCACCAACCTCACTGGTGTCTTCGCCGCCGGTGACGTCGTCGACCACACCTACCGTCAGGCGATTACCGCGGCTGGTACCGGCTGTTCCGCGGCCCTCGACGCAGAGCGGTTCCTTGCCGCTCTCTCCGACGCCGAGGCCGCGTCAGCCAGCGCCACCGTCTGA
- a CDS encoding ParA family protein, with protein sequence MGGSVHCEPEVEESESLRSDANIAGPMTDPVPGPRTETAGEDVSRETPAPLDDTPIGRAAQLAMEALGRAGEGLPRPEQTRVMVVANQKGGVGKTTTTVNLAASLAVHGGRVLVIDLDPQGNASTALGIDHHAEVPSIYDVLVESKPLSEVVQPVPDVEGLFCAPATIDLAGAEIELVSLVARESRLQRAIQAYEQPLDYVLIDCPPSLGLLTVNALVAGAEVLIPIQCEYYALEGLGQLLRNVDLVRGHLNPALHVSTILLTMYDGRTRLASQVADEVRNHFGEEVLRTSIPRSVRISEAPSYGQTVLTYDPGSSGALSYLEAAREIALRGVGVRYDATHAHLGSQNEQPSITEGIQ encoded by the coding sequence ATGGGAGGCTCTGTTCATTGCGAGCCTGAAGTCGAGGAGAGTGAATCCTTGCGGTCCGACGCCAACATCGCGGGACCGATGACCGATCCGGTCCCCGGTCCCCGTACCGAGACGGCGGGGGAGGATGTTTCACGTGAAACACCGGCCCCGCTGGACGACACTCCCATCGGTCGCGCTGCTCAGCTAGCCATGGAGGCTCTGGGCCGTGCCGGCGAAGGCTTGCCACGGCCCGAGCAGACCCGGGTCATGGTGGTCGCCAACCAGAAGGGTGGGGTCGGCAAGACCACGACCACCGTGAACCTTGCCGCCTCCCTCGCGGTCCATGGCGGTCGGGTCCTGGTGATCGATCTGGACCCGCAGGGCAATGCGTCCACAGCGCTGGGTATTGATCACCACGCCGAAGTCCCTTCTATCTACGACGTATTGGTGGAGAGCAAGCCGCTCTCGGAGGTTGTGCAGCCGGTCCCCGATGTAGAGGGACTGTTCTGTGCGCCGGCCACCATCGATCTCGCCGGTGCGGAGATCGAGCTGGTCTCACTGGTGGCCCGGGAGAGCAGGCTCCAGAGGGCTATCCAGGCGTATGAACAGCCGCTGGACTATGTCCTGATTGACTGCCCGCCCTCCCTGGGTCTGCTGACCGTCAACGCCCTGGTGGCCGGCGCGGAGGTCCTGATCCCCATCCAGTGTGAGTACTACGCGCTGGAGGGCCTGGGACAGCTGCTGAGGAACGTCGACCTGGTCCGGGGGCACCTGAACCCGGCTCTCCATGTCTCCACCATCCTGCTGACCATGTACGACGGCCGGACGAGGCTGGCGTCGCAGGTCGCGGACGAGGTACGGAACCACTTCGGGGAAGAGGTCCTCCGGACGAGCATTCCGCGCTCGGTTCGTATCTCGGAGGCACCGAGCTACGGGCAGACGGTCCTGACCTACGATCCAGGGTCGAGCGGTGCGCTCTCCTACCTTGAGGCGGCCCGCGAGATCGCTCTACGGGGGGTCGGCGTGCGGTATGACGCCACGCATGCCCACCTGGGCTCTCAGAATGAACAGCCAAGCATCACGGAGGGGATCCAGTGA
- a CDS encoding GNAT family N-acetyltransferase produces the protein MGRRLVPLTLDNLQDLPKRCRACVFWELDPVSGQAAEKAGTPDLEKEAWISAVLLEWGSCGRVVYVDDVPVGFVLYAPPAYVPRSTAFPTSPVSPDAVQLMTAWIMPGYQGQGLGRVIVQTVAKDLLRRGFKAIEAFGDARWKEPACLLPADHLLAVGFKTVRPHPTYPRLRLELRTTLSWKEDVEMAIDRLLGAVQKEPALRPL, from the coding sequence ATGGGGCGTCGGCTCGTACCGCTCACGCTGGACAACCTTCAGGATCTTCCCAAGCGCTGCCGGGCCTGTGTCTTCTGGGAGCTGGACCCCGTCAGCGGTCAGGCCGCGGAGAAGGCCGGCACTCCCGATCTGGAGAAGGAGGCATGGATCTCCGCCGTGCTCCTGGAGTGGGGATCGTGCGGCCGCGTCGTCTATGTCGACGACGTGCCGGTGGGCTTCGTGCTCTACGCGCCCCCGGCCTACGTGCCGCGCTCCACGGCTTTCCCCACGAGCCCCGTATCGCCGGACGCCGTTCAGCTGATGACCGCGTGGATCATGCCGGGCTACCAGGGGCAGGGTCTGGGCCGCGTGATCGTCCAGACGGTCGCGAAGGATCTGCTCCGGCGGGGCTTCAAGGCAATCGAAGCCTTCGGCGATGCCCGCTGGAAGGAACCGGCCTGCCTGCTCCCCGCCGACCATCTGCTCGCGGTGGGCTTCAAGACCGTCCGCCCGCACCCCACCTATCCGAGGCTGAGGCTGGAGCTGCGGACGACGCTGTCATGGAAGGAGGACGTCGAGATGGCGATCGACCGTCTTCTTGGCGCCGTGCAGAAGGAGCCAGCGCTGCGACCGCTCTGA